In Acanthopagrus latus isolate v.2019 chromosome 16, fAcaLat1.1, whole genome shotgun sequence, one DNA window encodes the following:
- the LOC119004531 gene encoding tripartite motif-containing protein 35-like, with translation MATRSEENLLCPVCYDVFKDPVLLTCGHSFCNNCLQRWWKEKTTPECPLCKRRSKQWDPPRNLALKNLCEAFLLERTSTSPAALCSLHAEKLKLFCLDHQQLLCVICLHSERHTCHTIRPIDEAARDHREILRELLKPAQQKLEVFKDIKGNFDQTAKDIEVQGQDTERQIKDVFSMLSKFLKEEEEARLRVVRQEKMEKIQTMKERSAALSRDTAALSDRVRATEEVLRAEDLSFLQRYKSAAEGAQQLLPDDPQPVPGGLIDMEKHLNNLSIEILESIKKKATTVVSFRRLLTHIKA, from the coding sequence ATGGCTACAAGATCAGAAGAGAATCTATTGTGTCCCGTCTGCTATGATGTCTTTAAGGACCCTGTTCTCCTGACATGTGGCCACAGTTTCTGTAACAATTGTCTTCAGAGATGGTGGAAAGAGAAAACTACTCCTGAGTGTCCACTGTGTAAAAGAAGATCAAAACAATGGGATCCACCACGAAACTTGGCACTAAAGAACTTGTGTGAAGCTTTTTTACTGGAGAGAACTTCAACaagtcctgcagctctgtgcagTCTGCACGCagagaaactcaaactcttctgtctggaccatcagcagcTTCTGTGTGTCATCTGTCTACACTCAGAGAGACACACCTGCCACACCATCAGACCCATCGATGAAGCAGCTCGGGATCACAGAGAGATACTCCGGGAACTCCTGAAGCCTGCACAGCAGAAACTGGAggtttttaaagatattaaagGAAACTTTGATCAAACAGCCAAAGACATTGAAGTTCAGGGTCAAGACACTGAGAGGCAGATCAAGGACGTGTTCTCAATGCTCTCAAAGTTTctcaaagaggaagaggaggcacgGCTTCGTGTAGTGAGGcaggaaaagatggagaagaTTCAGACGATGAAGGAAAGGAGTGCAGCTCtgagcagagacacagcagcTCTTTCTGACCgagtcagagccacagaggaggtgCTGAGAGCTGAAGATCTCTCATTCCTGCAGAGATACAAGTCTGCAGCTGAAGGAGCCCAGCAACTCCTGCCAGATGACCCACAGCCAGTCCCAGGAGGGCTGATAGACATGGAAAAACACCTCAACAACCTGTCGATTGAAATCTTGGAAAGTATTAAGAAGAAGGCAACTACTGTAGTCTCATTTAGGCGGTTGTTAACTCATATTAAAGCTTga